TTTTATCAGGAATAAATAGCCCTGTTATCCAGAATAGGGTCACTGCACCCAAACATCGAAGCAATATAAAACCGGAAGGCTGAATATATTGTGGCATTACCAACTTAGCAACACTAAAGTTGATGCCATAAATAATGTTGGCCGCCAGGAGAAAAAAATGAGCCTTTAGCAGATGTTTTTGCATTCAGGCTGTAAAAGTGCTAAACTATTTTATTGAAATTACGCATCTTGTTCAAGAGATTCAATGGTTCTTTCCAATTGTTTTATATGGGAATTAAAACCAAGGTGGAAAAGTAATTTGGTGCCGTAATAACAAAGGGGAGTGAAAAGTAGCCAACACAGGGCCAGTGCCAACATAACTGTTTTTTGGGAAAGAAATAACCATATTTCCTGCTGTCCTGCTACCTGAGCCCCAAGAATAAAGCCACCGGTAATGCTAATAGGATAAATGGCTAAGGCTGTTTTTTCCTGGGTTGTTTTCCAGTCTAAAAAGTATGATTTCTGAGCTTTTAAATAATCCAATAAGGTCGAAGAAGCATCCATGGAATATTCCAGCTTTTGAAGTGTTTTATAAGAATCGTTGCAAGCCCAAATACACCAGATAAAGACTATTCCAAGAAGTAGTTTTACGATAAAACTTACAAAAAAAAGCAAAACCAGTAAACCTAAACTGATTCCTATTGCCCATATCAAGTTGTAGCGAATACTTTGTTTAATTTTCTCGATTGGATTCTTGGATTGGATTGTTGAAAGCTCCACCGTTTCCAAAATGGAATTAAAATCATCGAAACCGGAATTGTTAGTCATGGTTTTGAAGAAGGTTTTTTAAGTATTGTTTAATTCGAAAAATTTTTACTCCAACTGCATTGGATTTTATTCCTATAATCTCGGCAATTTCTTCGTGAGAATACCCTTCAAAATAAAGGTGGATAAGAAATCGGTGTTCTGGATTTAATTGTTTAATTGCCCAGTCTAATTTCTCTTTATTTTCAAACCGATCTAGGTTAGAGATGGTTTGTATTTCGTCCTTATACTCAGCTTTTTGGATGGAGTATAGTTTTTTTTGACTTAAAATGGTGTTAATGGCAATTTTGTAAAACCAGGTACTAAATTTGGAGTG
The DNA window shown above is from Bacteroidia bacterium and carries:
- a CDS encoding RNA polymerase sigma factor, producing MKEREFLKRVKECKGMVFKLIYYYTDDREEAKDWLQEILYQSWKSYPTFNNHSKFSTWFYKIAINTILSQKKLYSIQKAEYKDEIQTISNLDRFENKEKLDWAIKQLNPEHRFLIHLYFEGYSHEEIAEIIGIKSNAVGVKIFRIKQYLKNLLQNHD